Below is a genomic region from Cloeon dipterum chromosome 2, ieCloDipt1.1, whole genome shotgun sequence.
ttcgaATATCTCATTATTACTGTCTTAAATATGGTGTTTCATGTTGTCCTAAGTACACgcctagaaattttcagaggAGGAAAAAGTTCAGTTTTTGAGATATTAAAGGGTCGAAGGTTGAAAAACGGATTTTTTAGTTCAGgacaatttttagaaaatcaattatataGGACAATTTGTCGATTCTTACCCCCGTAACATGCTGAGGATCACCCCTGATATCAGATAAGACCATCAGAACAGGTAAGAAATctaaccctggcgtcagggtagctctCAATAGATCAAATCTTTCAGTTAACATGTGTGGTCAGTTCGATTTGCAAGATTTGCTGACCATTGGAACGGCCAACTCGAGAGCTTTCGAATTATGTTCAATTCAACCTTGTGGTAGAAATCAGGGCGTTTCGGAATCACCCTGATgttcctaaaaattaaattgacgttttttctaagctttattttttttaaaatttcgctaTTCTAAAAAAACGATGGGCTCCTTGGGGTGCGTGCCACCCTTCTTTTTCGGGCCCCTCGACAGTGGGAAAAAAGTGTTCTCGCAACTTCAACAGGtcgagttaaataaaaaaaggcaaTGTTACGGATTTCGACCAGACAATTTTGCCGGCATAAATtggccttttttaaattggttcgATTTGTTGGCTAAAATAGGTTGTTTACTATTGAAACGAAACAttgttaagattttatttttgatgttgaatattataattttaaaaatttaaatcttaaaatttttagtggCCGTTTTCAGACTTCTAATATAAATTCTTAACTAATTTTGTCACTGCCTCGTCTAACCAGAGACCAacaattttgaccaaaaaatgcTTACCACTGACCTAATCCGgaagttgataaaaaattaaatcttaaaatttttaaagcattttaattgtaGGCATATGTATTATTAGAATGCTATCTAATGTATGACCTcgccaaaagtaaaaaatatattattacatATTCGAGGCGGCGATGTATTTTTTActggaattatttaatttttcatttccctaatttttgccaatttagcGGGCTAAAAACCAGGAAAAATCGGCTAgatcgaaattatttttaaaaagccgGCATTTTTGGAACACTATAAAATTGGCAATCAAGCACCAACCTTGTCCGTCCATTTTGGCGGCGGCTGGTTCCTGAGGGTGTAGATGGACTCGCTCCTGGAGGCCTGTCGCGAGTGTCCGGGCTTGAAGTGGACCGAGTCAGCGCGGGGGCGGGGCGGCGGTGGCTCGTCGCGGTGTCCCGGCGGCAGGATGAACTCCGTCCTGGAGCCGACGCGGGCATGTCCGCGCGTCAGCCCGCTCGAGCCCGGCTCGATCTGGCCGTGCGAGAAGGCCCGCTGGTGGCCCTTCTTCAGGGCCGAGGGACGCGACGCGATCGAGCCGCTCGAGCCGAGCTCCTCGTGCGGCGAGGCCGCCGTCCGCGACTGCAGTCCGAACGGCAGCGCTGCCGCGCCGTGGCTCGCGCTGCGCGTGTGTCCGCGCAACACGGCCGTCCTCGTGTCCGGAAACATGTAGCAGCGCTCGCCGCCCACGACACCCTCGCTCGCCacttgctgctgttgctgctcaCCGCTCCCTGGCATCCTGATTCGCCCCCTGCCAGCTGCACCTGAAACGCAGTCCAAACGGAAAAACTTTAAGCAcacctggaaaattaattttaaattaccaaaatatcaattgtaaattaaaactctgcCAACAAGGTACATTAATTCCACTCAAATGCGTTCACTTTTGATATGTGTTCATCAATCTAGCATTGTTTTTAAGTTACGGACTGGACAATTTTTCTAGGAAAAACTTACTGTTAGCAATCGatttgaaaatacaatttttggaacACAGACTCCCCTTGACGAGGCGAATCGATTGATGGGTCATTTTTACCCTCtaaaattatcagattttCCACAGAGATGACTTTGGGCACCTCTCAACGTTATTTCATGTAAGCTTACGCTTATTCTAtttataaagattttttttatattccaatcgattcctgagggtcgaaataggtgaggtaaataatttttcgatggaataattatttcgacCCTAAGAAATCGATTAGACCATacaaaaatgtggtttcagtGGGAATTTTaggtgatttaaattaaataatataaattgaacgctaaataaaaatttagatttcaacaaaatcgaaaatatttttactaaatcttaatttatattgatcaaatattgcaaaatgattatcatatttaaaaaaatagatatgtTGAGGATAAATACGCGGTTGTAAAAAGTCGGGTTAAATCAGCATTTCGTCGAGAGCTGGTAAAATTACGTATCaatcgattcgtctcgtcaaGAAGAGTCTGCGTACCATCATCATGATTAGATAAGTGCACATTTTTCAGACTTCTAATATAAATTCTTAACTAATTTTGTCACTGCCTCGTCTAACCAGAGACCAacaattttgaccaaaaaatgcTTACCACTGACCTAATCCGgaagttgataaaaaattagaagcactaaaatattataaaaaatcaggttttaaagttattttcgTTCAGTTTATCCAAAACCACTAGGAAATTCTGTTTTCACCTAAGAGtgcacaatttttacaaaataaaaaaccggaaaactaaataaaatgcagtgtAAGGctgttataaattattatttttcaccacACTAAAGGggataattatttacttaaataaactgctttaaaaacttatataaaatcattatattatgttaaaaatataaatctattGTGCATTTATCGGATAATTTTGACTGCAGCAAAGTGAAAAACAACACTACGATTAAATGCACTGAAATGGCGaactacattttttaaagtaatttgaaacgtctaaaaataaacgaaaaaaaattaaattacaacgaaataaaatgttggcTTGCTTTTCCTATCatggaaaaatggaattattcCTGTTTCAAACTATTAAGTAAGTGCAgttattttcgaaaaattaactGGACCCTTATTGTAAGTTTTCCCGTTTTCCCCCTTTAGTCATGAACCCTGATAAAAGGATGGTAAGAACTTTatgcactttaaattttccttaagctagattgatttaatatttctcgTTGCACTTGAAAACACAATTACAGAAAACATCAAGATTCTCTTTAAGGCTTCGTGGAGTAAACAttcaatctaattttattgtggTAATTAAAGGGTTCGTTTTGTATGGCGTAGATGAGCGGTTAAAAATCAAAGCCGAAGGGAATTTCCACAGGAAGCACGGAGTAACTTCTTAAAAGTAAGCATCAGAGtagaataaaaaggaaaaatttcatgcgaaagaaggaaaaatggaTTTGTGCACTTGTGGCaccgctggctggctgctggggACGGCTCGGCCAGGCCAGGCCAGGTGTCCGGCTAATCGGCAAATCAGCTGTTTATGGTAGTGACGCGTGTGAGCTGGCGCGCGGCCCCCCGGGAGTCACGGCCCCACGGACCCTGTTCGGGCCTGCCAGCAGTGCCAGCGGGCAGACACCTGAGACCTTTCTTTGTTTTGGCCCCGTTCTGGCTCACCATGCAAAACATTCCGCCTCACGGGACGAAGCGGATGGTGCAGACGTGCATCTCGCCCTCTGGCCCAATTCCCGGGTGGCTGCGGCTGCCGATGGAGATGGTGCTGGTGCTGTAGCTGGCGTGTCCTTGCTCCTCTTATCGATGCAGCGCGATCGTTCGCGGACGCGGCGGTGCTGAGGTGGCCTGGAAATCACTTCACTTATTCACTCTCCACTCCTCGCTCCTGTTCGTGCTCGACTTGCCAGCCTGCTCTGCTGCCTGCTGCTCGATCCGATTCTCCGATTGACTCACTCGACAAAACCAACGGCACTGCCACGGCACGCGCAGAGACACCTGCCGGTCCACACCGACACCCCTTCTCGCTCGCCTGCCCGCCCTCTGAATAAAAGGCTTACTGATTAGACAGCTTTGAGCTTTTTTCTCCTTGCCCCCGTCCGCCTCCCTCCAACTGGAGGACACCAGACACCAGACgcgataataaaatataaaatgcgaGTGCTGCGTCTGCGTCAGCTGCGTGTAGACATcaccaaatgtttttgactatcgatataaatcgatatatatcgtctgaaaaaatatcgatgttaAAATATCGTCCTATATAACCTATGTTAAGCCACAAAAAAcatcgataaaaatcgataaatatcgtcagaaaaaatatcgatattaaaaatcgatttttatttggccatgTCTAGCTGCGTGTACTGTACACAGTGCAcagagagaaggaaaattgTGCACTCTcttctttgaaatttgttataaGCTCCGAACAGTTCCAAATAATTCATCCTAGCTGGTAGCTGGAGGATTATCTGCGAATATACAATttctaaaagcaaaaattgaccTTGACGGCGATCGATGCGAATTGCGTCACTTGCATCCTTAGCATCCTAACTACAGTGTTGGTAAAGTACCTAAAAGGTGGGGTTTTAAGATATCTTTGTTAATGAATTTCCttctcgagaaaattaattttttatctttcggtggtttttcgttttaaaaaatatgagtgtatataaatttaaatttaggaggagtggtttttctttttgtttctcttcTTTAGTGAGCCAATCGTACTtgcatgttttttatttatttgtttttaaatataattctattcttgatatttgatatatatgttttccatttaaaattaaaatcatccGCCTCTCCTGAGCTCTAAAAATATAGCGGACATTGCCAAAAGAGCGCCGAGCATAAAATTCGACTTTTCTAAGTGACCTTGACTGTCAGCTCATTTTTGCCGGTGCTGCGTAATtataaaagtgcaaaaactGCTCTCTTTGTATTTGCTATATACAGCAGTGCAGAAATTGAggcttaaatataaataatcgtGTATTTATACAAATacctaattataattaattacaacaaaggaatagaaacaaaatttataaaattaaatttgttgggagcaaaaaaatatgtccGTGTTTTGTTGCATATATATGGCCGCcctaaaatcaattaattcatcaaaattacaaaatttgttgaataaacaaaagttttcAGCGGATTCTCGAAAACGGCCTCACCACGAATCTCCGCTGGGAGTTAGAGATTATTGCAAAgttctttattatttgaagCGGAATTTTATCAGTAATTATTCTTTGGTTCACTAATTTCCTTTTGGATTTGAGCCTTTCAACAGGAAGGGTGAAccgcaaaattatttccgcTCTTCGTTTTTCTGTCAAATTTTgctggtaaattttaaaacaaaatttacgacttttcaaatccatttttattttctatacaTAATAGCGACAACGATTTGCTCTgcatgtttttataaaaataaaataaatatttcccaagCTCCAATAATTGAACGAACGTTGTTGGAAACGGTACATATTTGAGATTAGATAAGCCTATGGGGAAGACGCAGTCACAGTAAGCTATCGCAGCTATGGAGCacttttcaattgttgctgCTTTGATCTTCTCAGAGTGGACGACACGACAATggagaaaaaacagcaggacTGGCGGGATAAGCACCATACCCTTTCGAGCCAGCTGTGGTACATGTACCAAAACCGCATCAACACTGACATTGAACTCCACGTGTTCAACGGCCAGAAGAGCCAGGTTTGCGTCTCTATTTTCagagtttgaataaaaaatttgactgccGTGTGGATTTGCAGACGTATCACTGCCACAAGGTGATCTTGATGCGCCTCAGCCCAGTGTTCGAGAAGCTAATGTACGTTCCTGAGCAAGGCCAAGGCGGCGTCTTGAGCCTGACTGCCCTCCGACCCGATCTCTTCGGCCTGCTGGTCAAGTAAAGGCACGCCCGACACCGAGACACGCACCtgacaatttgatttttgctcaaGGTACGCGTACACGGACGAAATTCGAATCAAATCCATCGTCGATGCTCTTGATTTGATCAAACTGTGCAAGCTGTACGACGTGAGCCGCCTCAAAACTAATGCCATCAATTACCTCCAACTCAACATCAACACTAACACTGTTTGGTTGATTCTCGACTTTTTCGACGAACTGAACAAGAAGGAAAAGGGGCTGCTCAGCAAGAAGATTGACACGGTAGAGGACGatctatatatttatatgaattaattttcccgtGCGAagtagattaatttttaagggcTGTAAAAATAAGACTATTAATATTTTCGGGTAATTTTTAGACTGCGCTGTTATTTGGTGCAAAATAGACGGTTTCTGAGCCGATTTAGACGTTTTTATAGACATGATTTTAACCCATTTAACAAGTAACACGGCTACAATTTTGCATGTTTCTGATGTTCTTGCCTAAACGTTACTATATGTCATTTTCTTGACGAGCAGGGATCTTCCAAAAGCACGAAATAAAACTCACGATTGTTTTTGAACTAAATTATGCAcgtggataatttttatcctttactgggtcaaaatttaatccaattgTTCCCTCAATCAACCCTTCAACCATTCCTGCCAAATAAagtgaaaacaatttaagtgCAGAAGATGgtaaaaaagatgaaaaatgcatgATATAGTAgagaatacatattttaaaatgcaatatttaacttttacaGTTAAGTTGCGAATAGCGTTGAAGGGGTGGTTAGGGGGACGGTAAGGGGGACGTCTGAACCCACTGAAAATGGTGACAAagaaagcataatttttatcatctttgcttgaaaaaattccttaaaaattaaaactggcgAAAATTTCTACTATTAGCGAAGCTAAATCATGCACTTTTATCTAGAGATTTTGAGACACACCAAATCAGATGGTTCTAGACTGATTTGAGATGCTCAATTTCCACGATTTGGTTCAAATAATGGCttgaaattgtataatttttatgctcaTTGGATGGTCTcgcaacgattggaagctcagaaaaggAGTCGATCatcgtcaaaataaatttctcagccctactaattttttttaaacgtgttcaaaatggtaaaatacaattttcatttccgttTGGTTAAAACACGCACTTTcctacattttaaaataattgacacttttattgtttttcaggTGCTAACGGAGCAAACGACCGCTTGTCTCGAGTCGGATAATTTCCTGTCGTGCAGTAACACGTCGTTGCAGCATCTGCTGAGCAAAGAGGTGCTCTCGGTGGAGTCTGAGCTGCCGTTGGTGTTCGCCGTGCAGCGTTGGGCGCAGCGCTGCAACTCGGGCGTGACGCTCACGCCGGACAAGTCGAAGGAGTTGCTGGGCGCGTGCCTGTCGTCGGTGCGCTTCCTCAGCCTCACGCCGACTGAGTTCTCGGAGCACGTGGCCAAGTCCGGCCTGCTCACCGACTCGGACACGCTGCTGACGCTGCTCAGCATCAGCACCAACGACGCCAACATCCCAGGCTGGATGTGTCCGCTGAAATCCAAGCGCGCCCAGCCGGCCGCGGCGCCCAAGCAGCAGCCGCTCATGCCGCAAGCCGGGCCTTCGTCCCCCGTCCCAAAGCAGCCGTTCAAAAAGCAGCCGCAGCCGGGCTTCAACAAAAACAACCCCAAGAATAAGAATTTCCggccccagcagcagcaacagcagcagcaacagcagccgcAACAGCAGGTTAAAGACCCTTTCCTGCCGCAGCTCAGCATCAAGAGCAGGAAGATCGAGACGGACAGGCACGACGCCAAGTCCAACATGTCGATGGTGCAGTTCGCCCTGGACAAGGAGACGTACCTGTTCAACGTGCACGTGCTGCTCACCGACGCAATGATGGCGGACAAGAAGATTGGCGTCGAGCTCAGTCATTTGCGCGTCAAATTCTGCGAGTGGAAGGGCGCCGTGCTCGAGGCCACCGACTTCCCGCAGGCCATCCTGCCCGCCTGGGTCACCCTGAAGAAGCCGCTCGCCCTCAAGCCCACGTCCGACTACCTGGTCGTCCTCTACACACCCCAGTCGTTCTCGTCTGTTGGCATAAAAAGGCTTGAGGTCGAGCACATCAGCCACACACTCagaattttcttgtaaatgttattttgtttaaaaagttttattcataactggcaatttttctttcagtttGTGATAAAAGattcttttgtaaattttggatgcTCTTTGTCCGTTCAGTTTTTCTCATggccgtgttttttttttaataatggactctatatgtattatttcatCACACATTAATTCGTCCAAGAACTAAATGTTTTTAGAAAGCTTAATTGCAGGACTAAGTCATAGAACTCACTGCACCGTCACCTCAATATTTTCGAATGTGCTCCAGTCGACTCCAGGGGCTCGAATAGGTGGAGGAAGTAATTTTCGCGatcaaaatatcatttctaACATGCGAGCAGCGGCGCAAAACAATTTCTACCGGAAAAAATACCTATTTCAATCTTCATAGGAGTCGATTGGATcgttcaaaatatatatatggttACAAGTAGTTAATCTTTAAAGTTTGTGCACTTTGCGCAACAGTAATAAAAGCTATTCAAACATGGCCGCACCTGGAGTCTTGATGTAGGTCAGGAATTCTAATTTCTTTGTTGAGAGAAACGGGCAACACCAAAAAGGGGCAAGTGTCCAACGATAAAATTATTGGACACTGCTGAACCAGTGCAAATGACCCCTGGTGACAGATTCGTAAATGATTGGCCATACCAGCGGTGGGCAATAACTCCTTTATCGTCATTTTTTGGGAtccgattttttgtcatttttgtttttatttcaaatcaccATAAAACATTTGTGCGCAGATACTCTGCTAGGGGTGGCCATCATGCGTGGCCCGGTCACGTGACGGCGCATTGATGAAATAtggtttttgttaaaattttagtcatgCATAGTCACgtttaaaactgtttaatgttttaaacTAAGTCAAAAGTGgtggaagaaaaattgatttttaaaaatacgcatttacggcttaatttttttattataatgaatatattacttaaaataatacaagatattttatgtataataAATAACATGTGTGGCTTAAAATCctgtttaaatattcttgCGGTTTAACCATTAACTAAACATTTCCCCGTCGAAATAACAAGTCTCCATCCAGatctattttttccaaaactatatggtaataaaaattatctagaCTTCGGTGTCTGCGCTCTTGGTGTCGCAAAGAGCAGTAGTTGTGCAAATGGTGTCATGTGTGTCGGATATTTCAGAGGTGGCCGACATCTTCGAGTGGTAGGACCGAGGCTCATGCGAACTCGGGTCCGGCGCGTATTTCGGTA
It encodes:
- the LOC135936953 gene encoding kelch-like ECH-associated protein 1 isoform X1 gives rise to the protein MGKTQSQVDDTTMEKKQQDWRDKHHTLSSQLWYMYQNRINTDIELHVFNGQKSQTYHCHKVILMRLSPVFEKLMYVPEQGQGGVLSLTALRPDLFGLLVKYAYTDEIRIKSIVDALDLIKLCKLYDVSRLKTNAINYLQLNINTNTVWLILDFFDELNKKEKGLLSKKIDTVLTEQTTACLESDNFLSCSNTSLQHLLSKEVLSVESELPLVFAVQRWAQRCNSGVTLTPDKSKELLGACLSSVRFLSLTPTEFSEHVAKSGLLTDSDTLLTLLSISTNDANIPGWMCPLKSKRAQPAAAPKQQPLMPQAGPSSPVPKQPFKKQPQPGFNKNNPKNKNFRPQQQQQQQQQQPQQQVKDPFLPQLSIKSRKIETDRHDAKSNMSMVQFALDKETYLFNVHVLLTDAMMADKKIGVELSHLRVKFCEWKGAVLEATDFPQAILPAWVTLKKPLALKPTSDYLVVLYTPQSFSSVGIKRLEVEHISHTLRIFL
- the LOC135936953 gene encoding kelch-like ECH-associated protein 1 isoform X2 → MEKKQQDWRDKHHTLSSQLWYMYQNRINTDIELHVFNGQKSQTYHCHKVILMRLSPVFEKLMYVPEQGQGGVLSLTALRPDLFGLLVKYAYTDEIRIKSIVDALDLIKLCKLYDVSRLKTNAINYLQLNINTNTVWLILDFFDELNKKEKGLLSKKIDTVLTEQTTACLESDNFLSCSNTSLQHLLSKEVLSVESELPLVFAVQRWAQRCNSGVTLTPDKSKELLGACLSSVRFLSLTPTEFSEHVAKSGLLTDSDTLLTLLSISTNDANIPGWMCPLKSKRAQPAAAPKQQPLMPQAGPSSPVPKQPFKKQPQPGFNKNNPKNKNFRPQQQQQQQQQQPQQQVKDPFLPQLSIKSRKIETDRHDAKSNMSMVQFALDKETYLFNVHVLLTDAMMADKKIGVELSHLRVKFCEWKGAVLEATDFPQAILPAWVTLKKPLALKPTSDYLVVLYTPQSFSSVGIKRLEVEHISHTLRIFL